The sequence ACTAACGCCAGAAAAAATGCCTTGTTTAGTTTTTATAATTGTTGGCATTCTGTAACCCCAATTATTTCATTTTTCTAAATATCTTTACGCTATGGAAGACTTGAAAAATCACATCACCAAACTGAGAGAAGACTTTACAAAAGGAACTCTTAGCGAAGCCGATGTTAGCACCGAGCCGCTAAATCAGTTTACGCTGTGGCTACAACAAGCTGTAGATTCAAGGATTCCCGAAGTTCAGGCGATGAATCTTTCTACCGTTTCACAAAATGGACGTCCCTCTTCCCGAATAGTTTACCTCAGAGAATTTGATCAAGCGGGTTTTTCTTTCTATACAAACTACAATTCTAAAAAAGGAACTGAACTTCAGAATAATCCCTATGCAAGCCTCACTTTTTTTTGGCCAGAATTAGAAAGACAAATTCGCATTGAAGGCAAAGTAGAAAAAGCAAGCGCTGTACAAAGTGATGCCTATTATAATGCGAGACCTTACGATTCCAAAATTGGCGCATGGGCAAGCAATCAAAGTCACAGTATTTTTTCACGTGGCGATTTAGAAATAAAAATTGAAGAAATAAAAAAACTGAATACTCCTGAAGCCATTAAACGTCCTGACTTCTGGGGAGGATTCGTTTTGCAGGCAGACTATTTTGAATTCTGGCAGGGAAGAAAAAGTCGTCTTCATGATAGAATTGTTTACACCTTAGAAAATAACTACTGGAAAATTACAAGACTCGCACCCTAATGTGTCAACTACACTCTGCATGACAGTTTCCAAAGCAAACTATCACTTCTAACGTAGCCGGGAATGATTAAGCAAAGAATGCCATGACCGAGAGGGTAAAAAGAAAAATAACTAATATGACTAGAGAAGAAAAAATAAAAAACTTTGACGCAAACGGAATTGGTCAATTAAACGATGGAATGTTTGGTTTACCTTTTTCATTAGAAGAATGTGAAACGGTACTAATTCCTGTTCCATGGGAAGTTACAGTGAGCTACGGTGGCGGCACCGCTGATGGCCCCAAAGCCATATTAGACGCAAGTTACCAGGTAGATCTCTATGATCCATTTGTAAAAGATGCCTGGAAAAAAGGAATCGCCATGGATGAGTTGAGCGACGAGGTAAGAACTAAAAGCAATGAGTTACGTCAATCTGCTGAACGTTATATCGATGCGCTTGCTAATGGTGCTAACGAACACAATGAAGATATGATCAAAGTTTCTGCACACATTAAAAACGAATGTTTGTGGTTAAACACCTGGGTGAAAAACCGCGTGCTTCATTTTTTAAATCAAAACAAATGTGTTGGACTGGTTGGTGGCGATCACTCCACACCACTGGGAATGATGCAGGCTTTAGCAGAAAAATTCGAAAACTTCGCCATCCTTCAAATAGATGCCCATGCCGATCTTCGTGATGCATACGAAGGTTTTGAGTTTTCTCACGCTTCTATTATGTTTAATGCTTTAAAAATTAAACAGGTTGAAAAATTAGTGCAGGTTGGTATCCGCGATTACTGTGAAGATGAACTGAACATTATAAATGATAGTAATGGAAGGGTGAAAACGTTTTTTGATCGCGACATTAAATACGCGCAATATAATGGAGATAGCTGGGACCGGATTTGTAACCGCATTGTAAACGAGTTACCTCAGCATATTTATTTGAGCTTTGATATTGACGGACTTGATCCGAAATTATGTCCGAATACTGGAACCCCTGTTGCTGGTGGATTTGAAACGGAGCAAGTTTTGTTTCTACTCGAAAAAATCGTAAGCAGCGGTAGAAAAATTATTGCTTTCGATTTAAACGAGGTTAGTCCTGCTGAGGAAAATGACTGGGATGCAAATGTGGCCGCCCGTTTACTTTACCGTATTGCCAACATGGCTGCACTAAGTCAAAAAAAATAAATCTGTGAAATCTGTATCAAAACTTATACTTCTATTAATGCTGATTAGCACGAGCCTATTCTCTAAAAAGTTAAAACAAGGGGTATATCGTGGGGTCCTTTTTCTCAACGAAGAAAAAGGTATTGAGCTTCCCTTTAATTTTAGCGTGAATTACAAAGGTAAAAAACCCATCATTGTTATTACTAATGCTGACGAAAAAATAAGCATTGATGAAATTACCATAAAAGGGGATTCGGTAAATTTTAAAATGCCAGTATTTGATACAGAATTCAAAACTGTAATTGTTGGCGATAACCTCGAAGGCCTATGGATCAATAACTACAAGAGTGGCAACAATAAAATAAAATTTAAGGCCACTTTTGGAGAAGCAAGGCGATTTCTATTTACACCTGAAAAATCTGTCCCCTTATTTGAAGGAAAATGGGAAGTTGTGTTCTCTCCCGAAAATCAAAACGTTACTAAAGCTATTGGCGCCTTTCATCATACCGAACAAACAGAACAAGTTACCGGAACTTTTTTAACCGAAACCGGTGATTACCGCTACCTTGAAG is a genomic window of Sphingobacteriaceae bacterium containing:
- the pdxH gene encoding pyridoxamine 5'-phosphate oxidase, with the translated sequence MEDLKNHITKLREDFTKGTLSEADVSTEPLNQFTLWLQQAVDSRIPEVQAMNLSTVSQNGRPSSRIVYLREFDQAGFSFYTNYNSKKGTELQNNPYASLTFFWPELERQIRIEGKVEKASAVQSDAYYNARPYDSKIGAWASNQSHSIFSRGDLEIKIEEIKKLNTPEAIKRPDFWGGFVLQADYFEFWQGRKSRLHDRIVYTLENNYWKITRLAP
- a CDS encoding agmatinase — encoded protein: MTREEKIKNFDANGIGQLNDGMFGLPFSLEECETVLIPVPWEVTVSYGGGTADGPKAILDASYQVDLYDPFVKDAWKKGIAMDELSDEVRTKSNELRQSAERYIDALANGANEHNEDMIKVSAHIKNECLWLNTWVKNRVLHFLNQNKCVGLVGGDHSTPLGMMQALAEKFENFAILQIDAHADLRDAYEGFEFSHASIMFNALKIKQVEKLVQVGIRDYCEDELNIINDSNGRVKTFFDRDIKYAQYNGDSWDRICNRIVNELPQHIYLSFDIDGLDPKLCPNTGTPVAGGFETEQVLFLLEKIVSSGRKIIAFDLNEVSPAEENDWDANVAARLLYRIANMAALSQKK